ATCAACAGCGATTGAAGGTCTTTTTTGAACTCCTTCAATTATATCATTTACTCTTATTGGTGTGGTGAAACTTATACCGCCGTTAGTGCTTTTTGTAAAGTAAATATCATCGGTTGGACCTCGGTCATCGTAGGCAATAAAGATATGGCCATTTTTACTAACGGCTAATGTTTGGAAGATTCCTTGGTTTGGATAGTTAACTCTAATAGAAGGCGACCAGGTTCTTCCGCCATCGGTACTTTTTGTGAAATAGATATTTGCCTGACCTGTTTGGTCACCTCGATAGGCAAGATAGATTGTATCACCTCTGGCGGCGATAGAATGTTGTCCTGACGATATAGTTGTGTGGAATGCCTGTCCGGCTGGGTCATCATTCACCTTTATTGCTGGCAAAAATCGGTATTGGGAAATAAGAAGAAATATTAGAATCATTCTTTTATAATTTCACCAATTGGTGTCCAACCATCAATTTTGATAATCTTTATAATATATTCTTTACCAATTGATAATTTCTCTTTTACAATTGCTAATTTATTATTGGGTAATCTTCCTATTGATTCATTATTTTGATTTTTAGTTATAATGATCGGATAATTTTTATTTATCATTTCTTCATTTTTTCTCTTGGTAATTTCATTTTGTAAATTTATTAATTTTTCTAATCTCTCTTGTTTAATTTCTTCACTTATTTTGGGAAATATATTACGGGCTTTAGTATATGGTCTTTCGGAATATTTAAACATATAGGCAAAATCAAATCCAATCTTTTTTACCATATCGAAAGTTGCTTCGTAATCTTCTTCGGTTTCCGTCGGAAAACCAACAATTAAATCAGTTGTAATACTTACATCAGGCACAAGTTCTTTTAAATATTTAATTTTCTCATAATACTCTTCACGGGTATATTTCCGGTTCATTAATCTTAAAATCCGATTAGAACCTGATTGGAGGGGTAAATGGAGTTCTTTAAATAACTTTCCTAAGTTCATTAATTGGGCAATCTTTTCAATTAACTCAAAGGATAAATCTTTTGGATGGGAAGTTAAAAAATGGAGATATCTTAAATTAGGGAATTTTTCAATTATGGTTGTTAAAAGATAAGAGAAATCTAATATTTTGTCATTTTCTTTGTCTTTATAGCCAAGGACATTTTGTCCTAAAAGAGTTATTAATATTTTCCCCTTTGATAATAGAAAATCTATTTCTTGAAGAATAGAGGAAATTGGTCGGGCTCTTTCCCTTCCGCGAACATAGGGGACAATACAATAGGAACAAAAATTATCGCAGCCACGCATAATAGTAACAAAACCTTCTATTCCTTCTTGATTAATTTCTGGTAAAATATCGCAATAGGTTTCTTTTTCTTCTTCAATAATGGTGATTGGTTTATTTTCATAATTTTTAAATTTCTCTTCAATTATTGCTGGTAATTTTCGATAGGCATCCGGACCCAAGAGAAAATCGACAAAATTTTCTTTTAAGCAACCTTCGGTTAATTTCTCTTTTAAGCCTCTGGCCATACAGCCTAATACACCAATTAAACACTTCTTTCTTTTCTTTAAGGAACCTAAAGAAAAAATTTGTCCTAATGCCCTTTTTTCTGCGTGTTCCCTTACCGCACAAGTTAAAATTAAAACTATATCAGCCTCTTTAATATTCTCTGTTTTCTCAAAACCAGCATCATTTAAAATCTTACTCACTATCAGACTATCTGCCAAATTCATTTGACAGCCGTAGGTTTTAATGAAATATTTTCTCATTCTTTATTTTTCAACTCCTTTTCAATCTCTTTTAACAACTCTTTATCTTCTTCGGTTAAATTAGCAGTTTTTAATAAGTCTGGTCGGTTTTTTAAAGTATTTAAAAGAGATGATTTTCTTCGCCATTTCCTTATTAATTCGTGATTACCCGAAAGCAAAACTTCCGGTACTTTATAACCCATAAAATCTTGGGGACGGGTATAATAAGTGGCATCTAACAAACCAGAGACAAAAGAATCAGTTTCAATTGACTCGTAATCGCCAACCACTCCTTCAATCAATCTAATTACTGCTTCTAAAATTACCGCACAGGCTGCTTCACCACCAGAGAGAATATAATCACCAATAGAGATTTCCATATCACAAAGATATTCGCTTACCCTGCCATCAACACCTTTATAACGTCCGCAGATAAAAATTAAATGGGGCAATTTAGATAATTCAAAAGCCATCTTTTGATTAAAAACCTTTCCTTGAGGAGAAAGTAAAATTACCTTAGAATCTTTCTCTTTTATAGAATTTACTGCTCTAAATATTGGTTCGGGTTTCATAATCATTCCTGGACCACCGCCATAAGGGTAATCATCTACTTGCCGATAGGGGTCATCGGTGAAATCTCTTAAATTTAAAATCTTTAAATCTAATAGACCTTTATTTTGGGCAATTTTTATTACACCAGTGTTAACTATTCCTTGGAAGTATTCAGGGAAGATTGTTATTATGTGAACTTTCACATCGGTAGTACCCCGAGACGGTAAATATATTAAGAATGTGGTTATTCAAGAATTTCCAACTGGGCTCTCTTTCCTTGTTTCATTGCGGCTGCTGCTAAGATCTGCCTCAGGGCTTTTGCTGTTCTTCCTTCTTTACCAATAATTTTCCCTAAATCGCCCTGACCAACCCGAAGTTCAAAAACAACGGTTCTTTCACCAGCGATCTCTTTTAGTTGGACTTGATCAGGATTATCAACAATTGATTTTGTTATGTTTTCAAGCAGTTCTTTAAGCGACATCATAGTTACCTCCTTTTAAAGTTTGGTTTAAGTTTGTTTCTTTTTCTACTTTTGATAGTAATCGTTTTACTACCTCAGTAGGTTGTGCTCCACAGGAGAGCCAGTAGGAAATTCTTTCTTTATTAATTTCTAAAATATCTTTTTTAGGGTTATAATAACCAACACACTCAATATATTTACCGTCTCGGGGATTTCTTGAATCCGTAACAACAATTCGATAATGGGGAATACCCGTTCTTCCCATTCTTGTTAATCTTATTCTTACCATGCTTATATATATAATAACAAAAATTTATCTATTAGTCAATAAATTTGATTTTATTTAGTTTTTATTACCAGAAATTTTTCTTATCTTTCGATAAATTCTATTTCCCAATCTCTTACTTTTAAATTCTCTTTTTCTATATTGCTGACGATTACTAATAGAAAATTATCTTTTATATATTCCTTTGCTATTTTGTTTATTTTCTCACAGGTTAGGTCTTTTATTTCAGATAAGAGATGAGAAAGGTAGTCAAAACCTAAATCTAAAAGGATAATTTCTCTTATTATGTTTGCCTTATCACTATAACTATCTATTGAAATTGGAATATTACCAAAATAGAATCTTTTTGCCTGTTCTAACTCATCTCTTTTTATTCCTTTCTCTTTGAGATTTTTCAATTCTTCTAATATCAAGTCAATCGCATAATCGGTATTTTTTATTTCTGTTTGCATATCGCAGATAAATTGGGAAGGATAAACTCTTCTTGTGAAATAAGAGCCAACATCATAAGCAAGCCCTTCTTTTTCTCTAATCAGTTTTCCTAATCTTGAATTTAAGGCACCGCCACCAAAGATAAAGTTCATTACCCTTAAAGGAATAACATCGGGATGATTGCCACTCGGTGCTTCAAAGCCTAATAAAATATAAGACTGGTTGATATTTCTTTTTTTTACAATAATCATTTTTCTTTTTTCTATCTTTGGAAAACTTTCAATATTTAATTTAGGAATCTCTTTTTTTTCTAAATTACTAAAAAGTTTATCTATTTTATCTTTTACTTTCTCTTTTGCGAAATCACCAACTAAGATAAAGAAGTAATTGTTTGGATGGTAATAGGTTTCATAGAAGTTTTTAATATCGCTAATTTCAATCTTTTCTAATGAGTTTATCTCTCCTTCCGGCAGATGGCGATAAGGATAATCTTTTGGATAAAAGTTTTTAATAAATTCTTTGGTTAATAGATAACTGGGAAAATTTTCCGAGGTTTTTATCCTGCCAAGGATTT
This candidate division WOR-3 bacterium DNA region includes the following protein-coding sequences:
- a CDS encoding sialidase family protein, with the protein product MILIFLLISQYRFLPAIKVNDDPAGQAFHTTISSGQHSIAARGDTIYLAYRGDQTGQANIYFTKSTDGGRTWSPSIRVNYPNQGIFQTLAVSKNGHIFIAYDDRGPTDDIYFTKSTNGGISFTTPIRVNDIIEGVQKRPSIAVD
- the miaB gene encoding tRNA (N6-isopentenyl adenosine(37)-C2)-methylthiotransferase MiaB, whose translation is MRKYFIKTYGCQMNLADSLIVSKILNDAGFEKTENIKEADIVLILTCAVREHAEKRALGQIFSLGSLKKRKKCLIGVLGCMARGLKEKLTEGCLKENFVDFLLGPDAYRKLPAIIEEKFKNYENKPITIIEEEKETYCDILPEINQEGIEGFVTIMRGCDNFCSYCIVPYVRGRERARPISSILQEIDFLLSKGKILITLLGQNVLGYKDKENDKILDFSYLLTTIIEKFPNLRYLHFLTSHPKDLSFELIEKIAQLMNLGKLFKELHLPLQSGSNRILRLMNRKYTREEYYEKIKYLKELVPDVSITTDLIVGFPTETEEDYEATFDMVKKIGFDFAYMFKYSERPYTKARNIFPKISEEIKQERLEKLINLQNEITKRKNEEMINKNYPIIITKNQNNESIGRLPNNKLAIVKEKLSIGKEYIIKIIKIDGWTPIGEIIKE
- the trmD gene encoding tRNA (guanosine(37)-N1)-methyltransferase TrmD; the encoded protein is MKVHIITIFPEYFQGIVNTGVIKIAQNKGLLDLKILNLRDFTDDPYRQVDDYPYGGGPGMIMKPEPIFRAVNSIKEKDSKVILLSPQGKVFNQKMAFELSKLPHLIFICGRYKGVDGRVSEYLCDMEISIGDYILSGGEAACAVILEAVIRLIEGVVGDYESIETDSFVSGLLDATYYTRPQDFMGYKVPEVLLSGNHELIRKWRRKSSLLNTLKNRPDLLKTANLTEEDKELLKEIEKELKNKE
- a CDS encoding KH domain-containing protein, with the translated sequence MMSLKELLENITKSIVDNPDQVQLKEIAGERTVVFELRVGQGDLGKIIGKEGRTAKALRQILAAAAMKQGKRAQLEILE
- the rpsP gene encoding 30S ribosomal protein S16, with the translated sequence MVRIRLTRMGRTGIPHYRIVVTDSRNPRDGKYIECVGYYNPKKDILEINKERISYWLSCGAQPTEVVKRLLSKVEKETNLNQTLKGGNYDVA
- a CDS encoding pitrilysin family protein, yielding MNIFLTFLLLINLKEVEIKFPITADSLENGLKIYGYIDNKLPMVRLRVVIKAGSSYDPVGKEGLANLVINMLLRGTKYRSYEEIYNFVENFGGRLESQCDYDFSQIEIVTLSQYLDTMLFLIREILTMPKFANEDLIKLKTEILGRIKTSENFPSYLLTKEFIKNFYPKDYPYRHLPEGEINSLEKIEISDIKNFYETYYHPNNYFFILVGDFAKEKVKDKIDKLFSNLEKKEIPKLNIESFPKIEKRKMIIVKKRNINQSYILLGFEAPSGNHPDVIPLRVMNFIFGGGALNSRLGKLIREKEGLAYDVGSYFTRRVYPSQFICDMQTEIKNTDYAIDLILEELKNLKEKGIKRDELEQAKRFYFGNIPISIDSYSDKANIIREIILLDLGFDYLSHLLSEIKDLTCEKINKIAKEYIKDNFLLVIVSNIEKENLKVRDWEIEFIER